From Betta splendens chromosome 3, fBetSpl5.4, whole genome shotgun sequence, the proteins below share one genomic window:
- the cylda gene encoding ubiquitin carboxyl-terminal hydrolase CYLD isoform X12, with translation MLPKVCDVGPPPQHAAMSSVLWSQEKPSGGFREDCRFYMVVKECTAEKPPQKTLRIPRGSLGQACQERNNLGRTIPTCKGKKSLRILDQTNVVLSLDERDVLELDEKLAELLFPITNCEERYALLRNKSRLERVRDIDCGSKVRVQLRSGDDPLPGVVRFKGSLLPDRAPSGIWFGVELLEEGRGQGFTEGSYQGRQLFRCEEECGVFVALDKLELWEDDDDEPLGELEVDHVNLVEEEQDFPPLEINSRVLVQTREGPERGTIIFCDLLPGNESLGYYVGVDMDNPIGDWDGMIDGKLLCNFASLEHTKLVPICDVMPGLVHQCGSRSKSEFYYTLNGSSIDAPIQSKSKSTWYIDEVGEDPAKSLTETPPDFKQSSPPSRAPPASLLSSDNKFHSLPFSLNRKTGPTDSMSHGPLSLSVQSVMGEQPEPPSPAAPSSPRPPTPPRGQPGLEVGSLVEVKENPPLCGVIRWVGLPPGLLEPLAGLELEDECPGCTDGTFKGTRYFTCPPKKALFVKLRSCRPDSRFPSLHHSSNPIERCNSIGEALAFGGYLSEVVHENTPPRTENDGLDIMVGKKKGIQGHYNSCYLDSTLFCLFSFSSVLDTVLLRPRSKTDVEYYRETQELLRTEIVNPLRIHGYVCATKVMKLRRILEKVEAASGFTSEEKDPEEFLNILFHHILRVDPLLKLRPTTLFSRSAGQKVQDCYFYQIFMDKKDKVGVPTIQQLLEWSFINSDLKFAEAPSCLIIQMPRFGKDFKMFNKIFPSLELDITDLLEDTPRECRICGGLALYECRDCYEDGDITAGKIKQFCEKCNTQVHLHPRRKAHRHSKLSVPKELQEGTGRQGSYPRQKMELFAVLCIETSHYVAFVKYGSADSAWLFFDSMADRDGGQNGFNIPQVSPCPEVEAYLKMTPEELHALDPKSIQGQARRLLCDAYMCMYQSPTMSLYK, from the exons ATGCT ACCCAAAGTCTGTGATGTTGGACCTCCTCCCCAGCATGCAGCCATGAGCTCTGTCCTGTGGAGCCAGGAGAAGCCCAGTGGGGGCTTCAGGGAGGACTGCCGCTTCTACATGGTTGTGAAGGAGTGTACAGCAGAGAAACCTCCTCAGAAGACCCTCCGAATCCCTCGTGGCAGCCTCGGCCAGGCGTGCCAGGAGCGCAACAACTTGGGACGAACAATACCCACATGCAAAGGCAAAAAAAGTCTCCGCATTCTGGACCAGACCAACGTGGTGCTGAGCCTGGATGAGCGGGATGTCCTGGAGCTGGACGAGAAGCTGGCTGAACTGCTGTTCCCTATTACCAACTGTGAGGAGAGATACGCCCTGCTCAGAAACAAGTCGCGGCTAGAGCGGGTCCGGGATATCGACTGTGGCTCCAAGGTGCGCGTCCAGCTGCGCTCCGGTGACGACCCTCTGCCCGGTGTGGTCCGCTTCAAGGGTTCGTTGCTCCCTGACAGGGCTCCCTCTGGAATCTGGTTTGGAGTCGAACTGCTG GAGGAAGGCCGGGGCCAAGGATTCACTGAGGGATCATACCAGGGCCGCCAACTATTCCGCTGTGAGGAGGAGTGCGGCGTATTCGTGGCCCTAGACAAGCTTGAACTctgggaggatgatgatgatgaacccTTGGGAGAGCTGGAGGTGGACCATGTCAATCTAGTGGAAGAAGAACAAGACTTCCCACCACTGGAGATCAACTCCAGGGTTCTGGTGCAAACCAGGGAAGGACCTGAGAGAGGCACCATCATTTTTTGCGATCTACTTCCAGGCAATGAAAGCCTGGGTTACTATGTGGGAGTTGACATG GACAATCCTATTGGAGACTGGGATGGTATGATTGACGGAAAACTGTTGTGTAATTTTGCCAGTTTGGAGCACACGAAACTCGTCCCCATCTGTGACGTAATGCCAG GATTAGTTCACCAGTGTGGCAGTAGGAGCAAGTCTGAGTTTTACTATACTTTAAATGGCAGCTCTATTGATGCCCCCATCCAGTCCAAATCCAAAAGCACATGGTACATTGATGAAG TTGGGGAGGACCCCGCCAAGTCACTTACTGAAACACCCCCTGACTTCAAGCAGTCCTCCCCACCCTCCCGGGCCCCACCTGCTTCCTTGTTGTCCAGTGACAACAAGTTCCACTCCTTGCCCTTCAGCCTGAACCGGAAGACTGGGCCCACTGATAGTATGAGTCATGGgccgctctccctctctgttcagTCGGTGATGGGAGAGCAGCCAGAGCCCCCGTCTCCGGCTGCCCCTTCCTCGCCCCGGCCTCCGACACCTCCCCGGGGACAGCCAGGCCTGGAGGTGGGCTCtctggtggaggtgaaggagaaccCCCCACTATGTGGTGTCATTCGCTGGGTTGGTCTTCCCCCTGGCCTGCTAGAGCCTCTAGCTGGACTGGAACTG GAAGATGAATGTCCTGGTTGCACTGACGGTACCTTCAAAGGCACCCGGTACTTCACCTGTCCACCCAAAAAGGCTCTGTTCGTGAAGCTGAGGAGCTGTCGGCCTGACTCCCGCTTCCCGTCTCTCCACCACTCCTCCAATCCCATAGAGCGATGCAACTCAATTGGTGAGGCATTAG cATTTGGGGGTTACCTGAGTGAGGTAGTGCACGAGAACACGCCTCCCCGCACAGAGAACGATGGTTTGGACATCATGGTGGGGAAGAAGAAAGGCATCCAGGGCCACTACAACTCCTGTTACCTGGATTCAACCCTATTCTG tcTTTTCTCATTTAGTTCTGTACTGGACACGGTTCTGCTGAGACCACGGTCGAAGACGGATGTAGAGTATTATAGAGAGACCCAAGAGCTGTTGCGCACAGAGATAGTCAACCCACTGCGCAT ACATGGTTATGTGTGTGCTACTAAAGTGATGAAGCTACGAAGGATACTAGAGAAAGTAGAAGCTGCGTCAGGGTTTACGTCTGAAGAGAAAG ATCCTGAGGAGTTCCTCAACATCCTTTTTCATCACATATTAAGAGTGGATCCATTACTTAAGTTAAG ACCCACGACTCTGTTCTCCAGGTCGGCAGGACAGAAGGTCCAGGACTGTTACTTTTATCAGATCTTCATGGACAAGAAGGACAAGGTTGGAGTTCCCACCATCCAGCAGCTTCTAGAGTGGTCTTTCATCAACAGTGACTTGAAGTTTGCGGAG GCTCCCTCCTGCCTTATCATCCAGATGCCTCGCTTCGGCAAGGACTTCAAAATGTTCAACAAGATTTTCCCTTCGCTAGAGTTAGACATCACAGACCTTCTGGAAGACA CTCCGAGGGAATGTCGAATCTGCGGAGGCCTGGCTCTGTACGAGTGTCGAGACTGTTACGAGGACGGGGATATCACCGCTGGCAAGATTAAACAGTTCTGTGAAAAGTGcaatacacag GTCCACCTCCACCCGAGGAGGAAAGCCCATCGGCACAGCAAACTGTCCGTCCCCAAGGAGCTACAAGAAGGTACGGGTCGTCAGGGCAGTTATCCCCGTCAGAAGATGGAGCTGTTCGCTGTGCTGTGCATCGAAACCAGCCACTACGTGGCCTTCGTCAAGTACGGCAGCGCAGATTCAGCCTGGCTCTTCTTCGACAGCATGGCTGACCGTGACG GAGGCCAGAACGGTTTTAACATTCCCCAGGTGTCTCCCTGTCCAGAAGTAGAGGCCTACCTAA
- the cylda gene encoding ubiquitin carboxyl-terminal hydrolase CYLD isoform X11: MLPKVCDVGPPPQHAAMSSVLWSQEKPSGGFREDCRFYMVVKECTAEKPPQKTLRIPRGSLGQACQERNNLGRTIPTCKGKKSLRILDQTNVVLSLDERDVLELDEKLAELLFPITNCEERYALLRNKSRLERVRDIDCGSKVRVQLRSGDDPLPGVVRFKGSLLPDRAPSGIWFGVELLEEGRGQGFTEGSYQGRQLFRCEEECGVFVALDKLELWEDDDDEPLGELEVDHVNLVEEEQDFPPLEINSRVLVQTREGPERGTIIFCDLLPGNESLGYYVGVDMDNPIGDWDGMIDGKLLCNFASLEHTKLVPICDVMPEYSMQDQRLQKHSFAPRGSSSDKSSSGQTKPKSKDLQWLKCNTLSTGRVGEDPAKSLTETPPDFKQSSPPSRAPPASLLSSDNKFHSLPFSLNRKTGPTDSMSHGPLSLSVQSVMGEQPEPPSPAAPSSPRPPTPPRGQPGLEVGSLVEVKENPPLCGVIRWVGLPPGLLEPLAGLELEDECPGCTDGTFKGTRYFTCPPKKALFVKLRSCRPDSRFPSLHHSSNPIERCNSIGEALAFGGYLSEVVHENTPPRTENDGLDIMVGKKKGIQGHYNSCYLDSTLFCLFSFSSVLDTVLLRPRSKTDVEYYRETQELLRTEIVNPLRIHGYVCATKVMKLRRILEKVEAASGFTSEEKDPEEFLNILFHHILRVDPLLKLRPTTLFSRSAGQKVQDCYFYQIFMDKKDKVGVPTIQQLLEWSFINSDLKFAEAPSCLIIQMPRFGKDFKMFNKIFPSLELDITDLLEDTPRECRICGGLALYECRDCYEDGDITAGKIKQFCEKCNTQVHLHPRRKAHRHSKLSVPKELQEGTGRQGSYPRQKMELFAVLCIETSHYVAFVKYGSADSAWLFFDSMADRDGGQNGFNIPQVSPCPEVEAYLKMTPEELHALDPKSIQGQARRLLCDAYMCMYQSPTMSLYK, from the exons ATGCT ACCCAAAGTCTGTGATGTTGGACCTCCTCCCCAGCATGCAGCCATGAGCTCTGTCCTGTGGAGCCAGGAGAAGCCCAGTGGGGGCTTCAGGGAGGACTGCCGCTTCTACATGGTTGTGAAGGAGTGTACAGCAGAGAAACCTCCTCAGAAGACCCTCCGAATCCCTCGTGGCAGCCTCGGCCAGGCGTGCCAGGAGCGCAACAACTTGGGACGAACAATACCCACATGCAAAGGCAAAAAAAGTCTCCGCATTCTGGACCAGACCAACGTGGTGCTGAGCCTGGATGAGCGGGATGTCCTGGAGCTGGACGAGAAGCTGGCTGAACTGCTGTTCCCTATTACCAACTGTGAGGAGAGATACGCCCTGCTCAGAAACAAGTCGCGGCTAGAGCGGGTCCGGGATATCGACTGTGGCTCCAAGGTGCGCGTCCAGCTGCGCTCCGGTGACGACCCTCTGCCCGGTGTGGTCCGCTTCAAGGGTTCGTTGCTCCCTGACAGGGCTCCCTCTGGAATCTGGTTTGGAGTCGAACTGCTG GAGGAAGGCCGGGGCCAAGGATTCACTGAGGGATCATACCAGGGCCGCCAACTATTCCGCTGTGAGGAGGAGTGCGGCGTATTCGTGGCCCTAGACAAGCTTGAACTctgggaggatgatgatgatgaacccTTGGGAGAGCTGGAGGTGGACCATGTCAATCTAGTGGAAGAAGAACAAGACTTCCCACCACTGGAGATCAACTCCAGGGTTCTGGTGCAAACCAGGGAAGGACCTGAGAGAGGCACCATCATTTTTTGCGATCTACTTCCAGGCAATGAAAGCCTGGGTTACTATGTGGGAGTTGACATG GACAATCCTATTGGAGACTGGGATGGTATGATTGACGGAAAACTGTTGTGTAATTTTGCCAGTTTGGAGCACACGAAACTCGTCCCCATCTGTGACGTAATGCCAG AATATTCCATGCAGGACCAAAGGCTGCAAAAGCACAGTTTTGCccccagaggcagcagcagtgacaaGTCGTCCTCTggccaaaccaaaccaaagagCAAAG ACCTCCAGTGGTTGAAGTGCAACACACTTTCAACCGGAAGAG TTGGGGAGGACCCCGCCAAGTCACTTACTGAAACACCCCCTGACTTCAAGCAGTCCTCCCCACCCTCCCGGGCCCCACCTGCTTCCTTGTTGTCCAGTGACAACAAGTTCCACTCCTTGCCCTTCAGCCTGAACCGGAAGACTGGGCCCACTGATAGTATGAGTCATGGgccgctctccctctctgttcagTCGGTGATGGGAGAGCAGCCAGAGCCCCCGTCTCCGGCTGCCCCTTCCTCGCCCCGGCCTCCGACACCTCCCCGGGGACAGCCAGGCCTGGAGGTGGGCTCtctggtggaggtgaaggagaaccCCCCACTATGTGGTGTCATTCGCTGGGTTGGTCTTCCCCCTGGCCTGCTAGAGCCTCTAGCTGGACTGGAACTG GAAGATGAATGTCCTGGTTGCACTGACGGTACCTTCAAAGGCACCCGGTACTTCACCTGTCCACCCAAAAAGGCTCTGTTCGTGAAGCTGAGGAGCTGTCGGCCTGACTCCCGCTTCCCGTCTCTCCACCACTCCTCCAATCCCATAGAGCGATGCAACTCAATTGGTGAGGCATTAG cATTTGGGGGTTACCTGAGTGAGGTAGTGCACGAGAACACGCCTCCCCGCACAGAGAACGATGGTTTGGACATCATGGTGGGGAAGAAGAAAGGCATCCAGGGCCACTACAACTCCTGTTACCTGGATTCAACCCTATTCTG tcTTTTCTCATTTAGTTCTGTACTGGACACGGTTCTGCTGAGACCACGGTCGAAGACGGATGTAGAGTATTATAGAGAGACCCAAGAGCTGTTGCGCACAGAGATAGTCAACCCACTGCGCAT ACATGGTTATGTGTGTGCTACTAAAGTGATGAAGCTACGAAGGATACTAGAGAAAGTAGAAGCTGCGTCAGGGTTTACGTCTGAAGAGAAAG ATCCTGAGGAGTTCCTCAACATCCTTTTTCATCACATATTAAGAGTGGATCCATTACTTAAGTTAAG ACCCACGACTCTGTTCTCCAGGTCGGCAGGACAGAAGGTCCAGGACTGTTACTTTTATCAGATCTTCATGGACAAGAAGGACAAGGTTGGAGTTCCCACCATCCAGCAGCTTCTAGAGTGGTCTTTCATCAACAGTGACTTGAAGTTTGCGGAG GCTCCCTCCTGCCTTATCATCCAGATGCCTCGCTTCGGCAAGGACTTCAAAATGTTCAACAAGATTTTCCCTTCGCTAGAGTTAGACATCACAGACCTTCTGGAAGACA CTCCGAGGGAATGTCGAATCTGCGGAGGCCTGGCTCTGTACGAGTGTCGAGACTGTTACGAGGACGGGGATATCACCGCTGGCAAGATTAAACAGTTCTGTGAAAAGTGcaatacacag GTCCACCTCCACCCGAGGAGGAAAGCCCATCGGCACAGCAAACTGTCCGTCCCCAAGGAGCTACAAGAAGGTACGGGTCGTCAGGGCAGTTATCCCCGTCAGAAGATGGAGCTGTTCGCTGTGCTGTGCATCGAAACCAGCCACTACGTGGCCTTCGTCAAGTACGGCAGCGCAGATTCAGCCTGGCTCTTCTTCGACAGCATGGCTGACCGTGACG GAGGCCAGAACGGTTTTAACATTCCCCAGGTGTCTCCCTGTCCAGAAGTAGAGGCCTACCTAA
- the cylda gene encoding ubiquitin carboxyl-terminal hydrolase CYLD isoform X8, with amino-acid sequence MLPKVCDVGPPPQHAAMSSVLWSQEKPSGGFREDCRFYMVVKECTAEKPPQKTLRIPRGSLGQACQERNNLGRTIPTCKGKKSLRILDQTNVVLSLDERDVLELDEKLAELLFPITNCEERYALLRNKSRLERVRDIDCGSKVRVQLRSGDDPLPGVVRFKGSLLPDRAPSGIWFGVELLEEGRGQGFTEGSYQGRQLFRCEEECGVFVALDKLELWEDDDDEPLGELEVDHVNLVEEEQDFPPLEINSRVLVQTREGPERGTIIFCDLLPGNESLGYYVGVDMDNPIGDWDGMIDGKLLCNFASLEHTKLVPICDVMPGLVHQCGSRSKSEFYYTLNGSSIDAPIQSKSKSTWYIDEDLQWLKCNTLSTGRGQLNRNLQSKDWNLHIVGEDPAKSLTETPPDFKQSSPPSRAPPASLLSSDNKFHSLPFSLNRKTGPTDSMSHGPLSLSVQSVMGEQPEPPSPAAPSSPRPPTPPRGQPGLEVGSLVEVKENPPLCGVIRWVGLPPGLLEPLAGLELEDECPGCTDGTFKGTRYFTCPPKKALFVKLRSCRPDSRFPSLHHSSNPIERCNSIGEALAFGGYLSEVVHENTPPRTENDGLDIMVGKKKGIQGHYNSCYLDSTLFCLFSFSSVLDTVLLRPRSKTDVEYYRETQELLRTEIVNPLRIHGYVCATKVMKLRRILEKVEAASGFTSEEKDPEEFLNILFHHILRVDPLLKLRPTTLFSRSAGQKVQDCYFYQIFMDKKDKVGVPTIQQLLEWSFINSDLKFAEAPSCLIIQMPRFGKDFKMFNKIFPSLELDITDLLEDTPRECRICGGLALYECRDCYEDGDITAGKIKQFCEKCNTQVHLHPRRKAHRHSKLSVPKELQEGTGRQGSYPRQKMELFAVLCIETSHYVAFVKYGSADSAWLFFDSMADRDGGQNGFNIPQVSPCPEVEAYLKMTPEELHALDPKSIQGQARRLLCDAYMCMYQSPTMSLYK; translated from the exons ATGCT ACCCAAAGTCTGTGATGTTGGACCTCCTCCCCAGCATGCAGCCATGAGCTCTGTCCTGTGGAGCCAGGAGAAGCCCAGTGGGGGCTTCAGGGAGGACTGCCGCTTCTACATGGTTGTGAAGGAGTGTACAGCAGAGAAACCTCCTCAGAAGACCCTCCGAATCCCTCGTGGCAGCCTCGGCCAGGCGTGCCAGGAGCGCAACAACTTGGGACGAACAATACCCACATGCAAAGGCAAAAAAAGTCTCCGCATTCTGGACCAGACCAACGTGGTGCTGAGCCTGGATGAGCGGGATGTCCTGGAGCTGGACGAGAAGCTGGCTGAACTGCTGTTCCCTATTACCAACTGTGAGGAGAGATACGCCCTGCTCAGAAACAAGTCGCGGCTAGAGCGGGTCCGGGATATCGACTGTGGCTCCAAGGTGCGCGTCCAGCTGCGCTCCGGTGACGACCCTCTGCCCGGTGTGGTCCGCTTCAAGGGTTCGTTGCTCCCTGACAGGGCTCCCTCTGGAATCTGGTTTGGAGTCGAACTGCTG GAGGAAGGCCGGGGCCAAGGATTCACTGAGGGATCATACCAGGGCCGCCAACTATTCCGCTGTGAGGAGGAGTGCGGCGTATTCGTGGCCCTAGACAAGCTTGAACTctgggaggatgatgatgatgaacccTTGGGAGAGCTGGAGGTGGACCATGTCAATCTAGTGGAAGAAGAACAAGACTTCCCACCACTGGAGATCAACTCCAGGGTTCTGGTGCAAACCAGGGAAGGACCTGAGAGAGGCACCATCATTTTTTGCGATCTACTTCCAGGCAATGAAAGCCTGGGTTACTATGTGGGAGTTGACATG GACAATCCTATTGGAGACTGGGATGGTATGATTGACGGAAAACTGTTGTGTAATTTTGCCAGTTTGGAGCACACGAAACTCGTCCCCATCTGTGACGTAATGCCAG GATTAGTTCACCAGTGTGGCAGTAGGAGCAAGTCTGAGTTTTACTATACTTTAAATGGCAGCTCTATTGATGCCCCCATCCAGTCCAAATCCAAAAGCACATGGTACATTGATGAAG ACCTCCAGTGGTTGAAGTGCAACACACTTTCAACCGGAAGAGGTCAGTTAAACAGGAATTTACAATCTAAAGATTGGAATCTCCACATTG TTGGGGAGGACCCCGCCAAGTCACTTACTGAAACACCCCCTGACTTCAAGCAGTCCTCCCCACCCTCCCGGGCCCCACCTGCTTCCTTGTTGTCCAGTGACAACAAGTTCCACTCCTTGCCCTTCAGCCTGAACCGGAAGACTGGGCCCACTGATAGTATGAGTCATGGgccgctctccctctctgttcagTCGGTGATGGGAGAGCAGCCAGAGCCCCCGTCTCCGGCTGCCCCTTCCTCGCCCCGGCCTCCGACACCTCCCCGGGGACAGCCAGGCCTGGAGGTGGGCTCtctggtggaggtgaaggagaaccCCCCACTATGTGGTGTCATTCGCTGGGTTGGTCTTCCCCCTGGCCTGCTAGAGCCTCTAGCTGGACTGGAACTG GAAGATGAATGTCCTGGTTGCACTGACGGTACCTTCAAAGGCACCCGGTACTTCACCTGTCCACCCAAAAAGGCTCTGTTCGTGAAGCTGAGGAGCTGTCGGCCTGACTCCCGCTTCCCGTCTCTCCACCACTCCTCCAATCCCATAGAGCGATGCAACTCAATTGGTGAGGCATTAG cATTTGGGGGTTACCTGAGTGAGGTAGTGCACGAGAACACGCCTCCCCGCACAGAGAACGATGGTTTGGACATCATGGTGGGGAAGAAGAAAGGCATCCAGGGCCACTACAACTCCTGTTACCTGGATTCAACCCTATTCTG tcTTTTCTCATTTAGTTCTGTACTGGACACGGTTCTGCTGAGACCACGGTCGAAGACGGATGTAGAGTATTATAGAGAGACCCAAGAGCTGTTGCGCACAGAGATAGTCAACCCACTGCGCAT ACATGGTTATGTGTGTGCTACTAAAGTGATGAAGCTACGAAGGATACTAGAGAAAGTAGAAGCTGCGTCAGGGTTTACGTCTGAAGAGAAAG ATCCTGAGGAGTTCCTCAACATCCTTTTTCATCACATATTAAGAGTGGATCCATTACTTAAGTTAAG ACCCACGACTCTGTTCTCCAGGTCGGCAGGACAGAAGGTCCAGGACTGTTACTTTTATCAGATCTTCATGGACAAGAAGGACAAGGTTGGAGTTCCCACCATCCAGCAGCTTCTAGAGTGGTCTTTCATCAACAGTGACTTGAAGTTTGCGGAG GCTCCCTCCTGCCTTATCATCCAGATGCCTCGCTTCGGCAAGGACTTCAAAATGTTCAACAAGATTTTCCCTTCGCTAGAGTTAGACATCACAGACCTTCTGGAAGACA CTCCGAGGGAATGTCGAATCTGCGGAGGCCTGGCTCTGTACGAGTGTCGAGACTGTTACGAGGACGGGGATATCACCGCTGGCAAGATTAAACAGTTCTGTGAAAAGTGcaatacacag GTCCACCTCCACCCGAGGAGGAAAGCCCATCGGCACAGCAAACTGTCCGTCCCCAAGGAGCTACAAGAAGGTACGGGTCGTCAGGGCAGTTATCCCCGTCAGAAGATGGAGCTGTTCGCTGTGCTGTGCATCGAAACCAGCCACTACGTGGCCTTCGTCAAGTACGGCAGCGCAGATTCAGCCTGGCTCTTCTTCGACAGCATGGCTGACCGTGACG GAGGCCAGAACGGTTTTAACATTCCCCAGGTGTCTCCCTGTCCAGAAGTAGAGGCCTACCTAA